The segment TTCCTACTCGCTCGCTGTCTCCCTCTATAGCTCTTCCTCATTTCAGCAGTTACCACTGTACAATGATCCAAGAAACGTCAGGTAGTGGTGGGTGATGCAACAAAAGTATCACTCCGGGTGCTTCTCGAACACAATTCAGAAACGTTTGAGCCATGTGTGATGTGCATATCGAtggtttattacatttttttttttattatttaccttCAAACAATTCTGTTCCTATTTATAAAAccctaaaaaaagatttttcttacAATTTAGGagattgaaagtgtgtgtgtgtgtgtgtgtgtgtgtgtgtgtgtgtgtgtgtgtgtgtgtgtgtgtatgtatagagagagagatggatggatagatagattgataggggtgtgtgtgtgtgtatattctaTATTAGGGGTGCAGCGGGTCGCAGTTTTCATATCGGCACACTTGTGAAACGTGGATtaattgctctttttttttttttttgctgattaatcaTAATTCTTTGGCGACCGCAGCGTGTACGAGTTTTTAAGTTGCTTTTTAAGTCATTTCATTACCACACAGAGCAGTCATGTGTTTACGTGAACGGGACACCTTCAGCAAACAGCAACAGCTAGCAGAGGAACAGAAAAACTTGAAAAGCCTCAATCAATTTCTTTGCTGTAACTTTGTCAATAAACGGAAAGCAAAcggaatttattttttaataaatgctatTGACAAATTTttttaccagatgttggtaacaacccCTGCAATCCACACTTgcaaagaaatcaaaccataGATGTCCATAatttgtgtaataatgtgaaatgtggTCCTTGACCCCCCcacctttttttaatgattataatgtgttaaataacaaattattttatttaccaccAACACATGCACAGAAGCTGCTTGTAAGCCAAAGTGATTTTTTCCTGTGACACGTCTCAGTACACCAGTATTTCCATAAGCTGTCATTGACTTTAACATTCAAATTACGCCATTTTGCATAAGCGGATGCGCTCGGTTTGAACTTGCACGCACAAATCAGGAATGCTATACTCGAAAACACTCGTGTATCTTTGCTTGCActcttatatatttaaaaatagaaaaagattgTGGAGAACGGCCGGTCAGGAATTTCCCCGTAACAGCTCATTCATTACGGCAGAATTACGCTTTTCTCTGCGAGGCATTTTGTTTGGGTTTAATCCTCTCGAGGTCGTATGAGTTCACATGAACTGAGAGGGAGTGTGTCGTGAGGGCGATTGTCGGACGATCTCATTCGCcacaaaggattttttttctttcccctcccCATCTTTAGAAGTTTCAGCGCGGGTGTCACCTGAGTTGATATCTGAGCTCGCAGTGTTGCACTCATGCCTCCGGCTGCGCAGCAAATCGTGAGAACCATCTTCATCACGAGCGAGAAGCAGGAACTCATTTAAATGTAGGCCGTTTCTGTGCTAAAGCTGGGGTTTTTCTTGCTGGTGCTCTGACCTGAATCAgtttttcctccctctctctctctctctctctctctctctctctctctctctctctctctctctctcgttctatCGCGCTCCCCCCaccccacctttttttttacaatgcgCTCTTATTTAGAATGATAGCAAAGGGATCTGGTTGGTAGTTCTGGCTGAGTGGAATCTCTGGACTGGATTTGTGTGTAAGCTGTCAACAGAGCTCAGATCCTAACATGGAGACCCCCTTATGCGAGTGAATGATGTGGTACAATACAGTTTTtagagccttttttttttctttgcagcaCACTATTTTCTCAGAGTCATTCAGCCACTATGAATCTGTAACTACTTCCCTGTGGCTGCAAATGTTTACGGCTGTGCACGTGGACACCCGAGAGGCTGATCATCAGAGAGCGATTGGGAGGCCAAGGAAGAGGCTAAGGATGCTGAAAATAGTCCCAAATATCACTGCATGTATTTTTGAGGTCCCCCctcccaataaaaataaaataaaattacatccCCTAGTAAAAATGTTAACCCCACACAGATAAGACAAACAACATATAAATCTGGAATGTTTGACAGCTGTGGACGTGCCTCGAAGCCTCCAATTTTAGCTGACATTCCTTTGAAGGCTCGCCCCATCTTACATTAGTAATGTTTTGGCCAGGGCTCTTAACATGACTCAAGATGCAGCCATGCTTACTTGCTCTCAAGGTGAATGAAGGAGTTGATTATTGTACAATAGAATCAGTCAAAAGGTGATCGTGATTTTTTTTCGGTAGTAGGTCCTAAACTGTGTAACGTTTCCCCTCTTTATTCGGCAGCCTTCAACCATAGAGGTTTTTTAGGTCTCGGGCACATTTTAAGTCTGGCATTTCAAGTAGGGAAATCGGGATTTGGGACCCTTtacatgtgtttgttttatttatgtgaaatgtgttgtgtgtgtgtgtgtgtgtgtgtgtgtgtgtgtgtgttgagatttctttgtgtattttatgaAGAACTTTGGGCAACAAAATTGCATTGAAATAGATcaaaaggtcacaagttcaaatcccaccactaccaagctgccacttttgggccctaaCTTTGAGTTGTAAGTCTCTGGATTAGGGCGTCTGCcgaattccataaatgtaaacattcagCAATGTAAACATTCTCGATTAGGCAATGCTTTTACATGTCGGCTACGGCTCTCGATTTGAGACACAGATCATGACGACAATCACACATTTTAAAGAGAACCAGAACGCTGTCTGCTGTGCGTGAAATCGCTAAACATTGGAGTTTGACTTGGAATGCAGACGGACAGAGATGCTTAGGCTCTAATGTGCCATCTAGTGGACACTGCGTTTAATCTTCCAGTGGGAGTATGTAAACAATGGGACCTGCGTGTGTGGTAAAAGTGTcgaatatttacacttttatacacgCATGTCTATACATTATTCCACATGGGGTTGAGTGCATCACCAAGATACTGTTGGCGGTATTAGGAGGGACAGACGAGTCTCTGTTCTAAGGAAATGGTCCTTTAATTACTTcagactaaaaataaaataaaatcatgtacaTTCTGCCAACTACATTTAAACTGCTTCTGTAATTTCCTAATGTGTTCCTTCATAGTTCCATAATAATCAGAGAAATCAAAGTAAACGTAGAAAAACGGAGCGTATGGATTtgctgtaggttttttttttttttttcgatcaGCGGGCTGTGCATCTCAGTGTGTTATATAACCGTCGCTGGCATTTGAAGCAGTTTGATCAAAGCATGAACGCTAAACGCTTTTAGTTAGCGGCTCTAACGTTTGACATTTCGGCGCCTTTTCCATCTGCCGAACGAAAAGCCTGTTAAACCTTCTGAAAAGCAAAAGCACCACCTTTCCTTTGGGTCTTAAGAGAACATCTGGCTTTCCTGTTCACTTGCAGTGCCACTGGCGCCTCTGGCAAAACCAGAACACTCCTCTCGAATGACTGCGGTGGATTTGTTGTGGCTTCAGCTGCACTTTGATAGCTAAATCTATAAGTCTATTTCAATCTTCACCTTGTTTATTTGGTGCCCATCTTTCTTTCAGACTGGATATGAGAAAACGATGGGAACTGGTGTTGTAATCATTTGTTAAAgtgaaaagtaatttttttttcttccttctcctcctgtctTTTGTAGTGTGCCCGGAGCAATGTGGCAAGCGGGCATGTACGGAATCCGGAGAGTGCTGCCACCCTCAGTGCCTGGGCAGCTGCACAGCGCCAGACAGTGCCACGGCGTGTGCTGCCTGCCAGCACTACTCCTACGGAGGCCGTTGTGTGGAGCGTTGCCCCCCGGACACGTACATATTCGAGGGCTGGCGCTGCATCACCTTGGAGATGTGCGGCGAGGCCCACCTGCCATTCGCCTTTGAGCGATTCGTCATCCACGGGGGCGAGTGCAAGATCGAGTGCCCACCTGGCTTTAATCGTGAAAGCAGTCAGAGGTATGTGATGCATCTCTGGCTATTTTGATTTGGCATTTGCATCAAGACCTAGTGCCTGATCATAGCCTTCAGTCTTTAAACCAGTGGTATGAAACGGGAGGCTTGtgcttagcttagcttagcaTAGCTTTCTTCAGTTATTTTCATCTCCATACGCAATCGCCACACGATCAGCAGATCAGTTGGGTCGGCTCCAGTTCTGTTAAAGTGCAGCTTCGTAAGGAACACACCAGACCAGTAGTGTGAATAAACAGTGACGCTGAGCCAGGAATAGATCTTTGTAATGCAATAAGTGTGTTAAGGGGCGTTTTGCAGCTCACTCTCTATAGTCACACCTTTACTGCTCATGCTGGGGTGTTTATAATCTACACATTCGATTTAAGATTTGAGCTTGCCTAAGACTATGAGATCTCCAAATTTTGCATTAAGGGTTTTAAAATGGCAATCTAGTAATCAAGTAATTGGTTTAAATCAAAAGCACCAGTTATAAATTGACCGATTCGTCGTTTATTTCCCCCGAATTAATCGCCACCGagagttgattgctggaactatcgtcAAAAATCAGATAGTTTTTCCGCCTGTTAAAGtttgctgtcattacgagagcggcctcaagaggcaaatcactgacaacacgtgctgtttgtttttacacgtgagaccgCGCGCAGCACAGAGAACGCTATTATAtctgttatttataatttattatataaattctatttattaatgaagATTTTATGGCTGCAGCTATCAATGATTTTAGTAATCGAGGATTTTACAGATTCGCCCAATGAGTAATCGGAGAAGTGCTTCTTCTCTATTAAAGagtaatactaaatatacacgagaaaataagacgggtctctcaaaatgaaaaagtaatttgtttcctttttaaaaattatttttattgctgaaattgcatttaattgcctTATTAcctcaaaatacaaaaatggaTGAGAAGAGGAATTAGCGACAGATTGCACGCACGACCTTTGCGTGGAAAGTGTTTATAAACAAGACCCCAGAGCGGTCCAGAGTTTAGCCTGTGGTACCTCAgaaataatggtccgtggggaaacagtgctctgtgtgtagttaaatggactaaacgaagcatcaaGGCAAACAATTTGAATTCGaattactcaaggaatcgtttcagccttagaatatattcatatttattttatttagcacattttcatgattcaatattttttctttttgtaataaagttcagtactatttaacatggagtgtttttatttttttaatccagtatctatttaaaaaaaaacgattagtctggatatttatgttaaaattgaTTTATCCGTTATCGGCAAGTGCAATCCAAGCCAGCAATTGGTATCgttaaaatccactatcggtcgacctccGATTATATGATCATTATTTAAGGTTGTATCTGATGTagctgttgttttattttttttttatctgtaaataTGTCGTTTGTAGTCACTAATACCAATTACATATTAGTACTTGAACTCTGTACTTAAATGGATTTGCATAGGGGAATTAAAGGCAGCTGCTAGATCTAAACATCTACAGTTCTTTTCCtattttctctgttttgttATTTGCTTTCCCTCAATCACACGAGAGCTGCTAATCAGGGAGGTGTGCTTCCCTCCCCAACATGTGAAATGCTTCTCATGCTGGAACCACAAGGCCAAAACCAAATTCTAACTAGTGCAGCtatagatgaatagatgacaatgattttatttatgaaatctAGTTTAGCAGCAGTTCAGCCAGTTCCTGCATGACAGCTATGCAAATTAGATGGTAGGATGCTGCATTTGTGTGCACGGTAGACTTGTTGCGGTCTGCAGTGTTGTGGTGTCCTGTGCTTGTGCTTGCTGCCATGTATGCAGCCGGAGGGTTTTCAGTGAAGTATACATCTCCAGTCTCCTTCAGGGTGAAGCAGTTTGCTGTAGTATGATTTAGAGCAGTGTTAGAAACATGTCAATGTCATGttcaatttagttttaattataAGTTATAAGTGGCTCATAAAAATAGCCTCTAAAACTCATTGAAGTTTAATAGGAGCAAAAAATTGAAGCTGAATTGGTTCGACTGCCAAAAAAGTATGAGAACCAGTTGTAAGTATATTGAAATTGTCAATGATGCAGCCTAATCATACGTCAGGACTTATGAGGCTCTAACAACACTAAACAGGGTTCCCGAGTGGTCTTTTAAAATTCTCACATTGAAAAATGGAAATTTGAggctttaaaaagtttttattcgctgttttaaatcatttcaaaCAGGACGTAATTTTCAGATGTCCATGTAATGCCGCTTCTAATGCTCATTGAACTGCTTTCTTGCCACTGTTtttgttgtagttctttctttcacaagtctgaatataatttgctgtattacaACTACAAATAAGATCAAcctgcaacagccaatcagctttctgttatcgGGGCGAATCTCTCTCGGATTGTACTGCAGACGTAAAatgggttttatttttcagctgtgGGGAAGTTTAGCGATATTTGgattgaaaaaaacaattatttagttCTTGGTTAAAGCCAGCTGCCAACagcatatttgtgtgtttttgatgtcgtGATATTGGTCTTAGTTTCATTCGATTTCattcttgatttatttttatttatttttttaaaaaggtcttaaaaagtcttacatttgaCCTAATACCTGCAGAAACCTTGACTAAGGCATGATTTTGTTatgtatccacacacacacagagcactgaatgaaagatgcagatgtttTACCTAGAACattgtttaattatattaaatcaaCCAAAGAtggcttatgtttttttttgctcctgtTTTTGCCCACAGCATGTTCTGTAGTAAATGCGATGGGTTGTGCGACAAGGTGTGTGAGGGGAAAGACATCGACTCTGTGGACGCTGCACAGTCCCTAAAGGACTGCACCGTTATTAACGGCAGCCTGCGCATCAACATCCGCCGTGGCAGTAAGTAGCTCTCGCCAACACTCCTGCAGGAAGCACTGGTGCTCAGATTCTTGGTGGCACTcagttttttctctctgtgtcgcAGACAACATCGCGTCAGAGCTGGAGAACTTCCTAGGCCTCATCAAGACAGTGACGGGATGTGTGAGGATTTTTCGTTCTCCTATGCTGAGCTCGCTTTCCTTCCTCAAGAGCTTAAACCACATTCATGGGAAAGAGCTCTATGAAAAGTAAGCTTCAAGTCTTTGTGTGGTTTGATGCTTATGGGCATACTTAAACTGTCTTTAGTAATAGatgctttttctcttttctttgtttctctgtaAACACTCTGTAATGCTCAggctttattttctttgactTATTTTCAACATACCGTATTGCATTCGATTGCAAATTTGTAAAGTGAGCCAAGCAGGGCTGCTATGAGCGAATCTTGCTTTAGTTTTCCTGCTCATTCAAATAACACACTTTAATCCTGGCCTCAGCCAACTGCTGAACTGCTATTCTACTTTTCTGCAGCATGTACGCCTTCTCAGCGTTTGATAACCAGAACCTCCAATTCCTGTGGGACTGGTCACAGCACAACCTGACCGTTCACACAGGAAAACTGTTTTTCGGCCGGAACCCCCGCCTTTGCATCTCTGAGATTCGCAAGATGTGGCAGAAAACAGGCATCAAGGACAAGTTTGTGGAGGACGATTTTCGCAACAACGGAGGCCGCGCAAACTGTAAGTGTTGGAACCCGTAGCTGGTGATTGCTCAGAAGCTGATGTTCGAGTGGTtggtttttcatttgttttattttttattttttgttctgtaCAGGTGAACGGAAAATTCTAAAGTTCTTGAGCAATAGCACTGGAAGTAACACAATATCACTAACATGGGAACGCTATCAGCCAGCAGGTTACACAGGACTCATCAGTTTTGAAGTTTACTACAGAGAAGCGtaagtctattttttttctttctttatttttaaatatggatTTCAATTCCAGTGATTTTTGGAGCCATAAAATGTCCAGTGCACTTCTGAGTTTCAACACTGTGGATGAACTACATTTCTGGGtgttatggtcagatgtccacaataATTTtgacatataatgtatattttccTATGTGTTTCTTTATTTGGTATTGTGCCACAGTGCTGCTGAAGTTTTGATTGATGCTAATTTTGACTGCAATGCAAATCACAGATTTATGTTAATAGagttgtttctatagtaacagccaATTCCCATGGAGCCACATAATCTGAACCTTTATATTGTGctattatttaacaaagaaaaacatgttttatgtCGGTATAGTTATTATACTTATAAGGGGTTAGTTGATTTATAGAAGTAAAAGATTCAATATTTTCGATTTGGTGGGTAAAGGGGGGGCGGGGGTTGTGTTGTGGATGTTTGGAATTTTTAATTGTAACTTTAAATGAATCAAAAACCTGTAGTTTAGgacttatatattttaatagttgGTAAACTGCTGTTTATATAAGACATCTAAATCAACaggtcttttatttttttcaagttaGTGATACACACGTGTATAATCTTATCATAAACACTGTATACGATATTATCTTCAGTGCACTATCCAATACCATTGTATTCATTGTATATAATCTCCTTTCTATGTGCAGTTTATTTATGTgcatattattcatatttttcattcatttatctttatttattgcatGTATCATAGCCCTACCAACCTGTAcggatgtaaatattttacgCTGCAACCAAtccacttctggttagatgccaactatattttgttgccttgtacCGCAACAAAGTTGAATTCCTTTTAATCTTAACTAATAATTACAAACTTCTAAATATCTACAAAACAAGCTGTTATTTATACTTTGTTTTAGCAAAATAATCAATGTTGTGGTGGTAAGTCGCTTTGTGTCAGGCCATTTATTTCTTATCTCCTAAAACAAAATTGCCTCATTGTGTGTTATTCCTTATGAGCTGTATGATCCACTTTAAATCAGTTTTCACTTCTGTAAAAGTCTTTGTGATTCTTTCATGCTCTGACAGGCCTTTTCAGAACATCTCAGAGTTTGACGATCTTGATGGTTGTGGGTCCAACAGCTGGATGATGGTGGATGTGGATTCGCCTCAGGACGAAAACAGAAACCCAGAGGTTCTTCTGTCAGGCCTGAAACCAGTGACTCAGTATGCCATCTTTTTGAAGACTGTAACTCTGGTAGTGGAGAACATAGACACGCATGTTCTGGGGGCCAAAAGCGAGTTGGTTTATATTCTCACTAGGCctaaaggtaaataaaaaagggtTCAAACTCTCCTTCAGAATGACATACTTGTCAGTGAAATGGtgaaaatttttgttttttttgttgttgttttttttcccccctcccctACCACAACCCCTCTTCAGTACCTACAATACCTGTTGATATTCGTGCCTACTCCAACTCATCCACCAGCCTGGTTGTTCAGTGGTCTCCTCCTGTATTTCCCAATGGGAATCACATCTACTATCTGCTTCGCTGGCAACTGCTGAAAGAGGACCGTGAGCTTTACCAGAACGACTACTGcttaaatggtaaaaaaaatctaatatatactTCACAAACAATACATTTGAGATTATATGTTTCTGCTACTTGTCATTTTGTCATTCACAGAAGTGTTTCTGTGTCATTGGTTTTCATGCCTAAACATTTTCCTCCTATGTCTTTCCGCAGAGATGAAGATTGCCATCCGATACGCCACAGGGCTGGCAGATGCCCTCGCGAGCATAAAGCCCATCAATTCAAACTCAGAAAGACCGAACAAAACCCTTTGCTGCCGTTGTCCAAAATCAGAACAAGATATCAAAAGAACCAGTGATGACATCATCTACCGTAAAGCCTTTGAGGACTTCCTCCACAATAGCATCTTTCAGCCCAGGTAggttttctgaaaaaaatctaataaaataaaaatcttccttttcccttttatttcttATCAGGCCTTTATTTTGGCCTTAGACACCGTGACAATGGAGTAGAGGTTATCACGAGACCCTTCTTGTTTGTTCGCAGCAGGACAGATCAACCTTGGGATGTTTAGTATTTATGCGTCATTTGCCTGACTTCCCTTGGCATCAAAATAGAATTGAGAGTGAACTTGATGAACCTTAGAGTAGGCTGAAAGCAATAAGCTTGCAGTCAgatcttattctctctctctctctctctctcttttattttatttaatctatttttttattttactgcaagCTTAATAGCATAAGTGGATCATATGGCAAGAATTTATCACTTtgcttttatacttttaaacaGATTGACTctgaaaaataatacattttctgattaaaaaaatttgtttagGTGTTTTAGTATTCACCAAAAACAAGTAGATCAGAATGAAATACTTCAAATACAATACAGTGAAatgattttctttgtatattgCTTGTTGTGTATTTATAACTTGTTAGAAGGTGGAAATCGAAGTGCAGGGGTCAGCCATGACGGCGCACCCTAGAAAAGTGATATCTTCTGGCCGTTCTTTTGGTGTAATCAATATTAACTGTTTAGTTAAGGAATATTTTGGTACATTTGTTGTTTGCGCTTTCATAAGGCTTAGTTTTCCTGTACATCTCGCagctacaaataataaaaaaaaaaagattgtgtatGCAAAACCATCTTGTTCCAGATGCCTGGGCTCCTGACGTATTTACTCCAGTATAGATTATGCTAAATAAATCGGGGATTCACAGcttaaatgtgctttttgatctATGACTAGTACACTGAGTGCTCCGGGCTGTAATGAGGGACCACATCTGAGTCACATTACCTGCCAGCTGTGTATAGGCTGGtggacacacaaacactaacacacagtCATGAATCATTGTGTGTTCTCTTTAATTCTCGGGTCTAGAACAAATCTAAAGCAAACTCTGGGAAGTTATGTTTGTTTATGACTGGAAGTGATATAACACGCTTATctcattcttaaagcaaattaGGAACATAATGGCTGATGACACAGGACAATGTTTGAATCTGTACATTTCATAGTTGTATCGGTAGAGagtcttgagtctggttttttttattttttattttatttttttatagtatgtAAGTGCTTTGCGATTCAGCATGTGTCTGTAATTCTGCTGGTGCTCAATGTATTGAATGAACTGAAAACTGAGATTGAAGGAAGTTCCTCAAGTTTAGAATTCCTGAGAAGAAGAGGGAGATTGAGAGCAGAGGAAATCATATCCTTTCAGTTGCAGCTTTTCCCCCCAAACAGCTCAGCCTGTAAGAGTTGCCAGGAAATGCACAGTAATGCCATCTGGAATAGTGATGAAATAAAGGGAATATCCCCTCCAGCTGGAGAACGGGTCTGATCAACGACTGCCGCTTTGCGGGGCGGGAGGGGGCAGCTGGGGATCTAAACCTGGAAAGAGAGTGAAAAGATGCAGAGGCTgagtaaagaagaaaaacagatgaAAGATGAAGTAGAGGCTGCCCGAGGTTGGTCAGGGGACAAGAAAATTAATGACTGGGAGAGGGAAGAATGAATCAACATGCATGTTTGGACCTGGCGAAACGTGAAACTGGAGAAATGGAGATCTTGCTGATCTCAGTGTGTTGAATCAGACGGATTGTTGTGGTACACTAGCATGGGATGTGAATGTTTAGCCGGCGTGAGAACTCCATGTTCGTATGCATCGCAGTGACAAAGCGCTCCAGTGTGAGAGAGTTTAAAGGAATGGAAACCAGCTGTGGCggtttgtgtgtgcgcacgcgtgtgtgtgtggcggaCGTTTGGAGGGGTGGAGGGGGGAATGCATCCTTGCCAGATCATCTGAGGACAGAGCCCATGCTTGCTTTGGCAAACAAGTGAGTGACTCGCTTCCTTGGAGTGGATTAGAACAGACAGGCTGCTGACATCCCACTCTTCtggccatcacacacacacccccatgCACatctaaatgtgttttaatgtgtaaatatgCCTCTTTTAATAACTCGATGAAATCAGACTTTGGGGCATTATACCTGTAGATAGGGCATTATACCATATAGTTTCTATCACAGTTCAgctaaattacaaataaaaggaACAGTGGCACATGGAGCAGAAAAATTGAATCTTGCTAGTTCCACGTTGTGCAGCGGAGTTCAACCAAGAATACACAGTTGTTTAGTTTAGTTCTGGTCAGCAGTATCATTTCTCTCCCTGTATTGGATAGCTATCAAAGTTGGGAACATGCACAGAGTGGCAGCAGATGTTGTGCTGTAATCTGTTTACAACTGCAGTGCGGTACACAGGAAAGATTTTTCAGGTTGCCCTTGGGGGGATGCAAAGGAAAGGGTTGCAAAATCCTGTTCGGGGAGTCGCTTTTCAacacaaaatggcaaaaaaactaCCAGGATATTATGTTGTACATACTTCCTTTTCAGGCCGAACAACCGTCAGCGCAGGGAAGCATCAGGAGTGGCTAACTCCACCTTTCTGCACATGCTGCTCGGTGCCAGCGAGAGCCTAGGTGAGGGCAACTTCACCGGCCCAAACCCTTATATGGGGGAGTTTCACGAGATAAAGTTGGAAGATACAAGCTTCGAAATTCAAGGCTTGCGACCTTTCACGGTGTACCGCATCGACCTGCACGCCTGCAACGAGGAGATCCAGCAGTGCAGCGCTCCTGCCTTTGCCTTCCCCCGCACCAAACCAGCAGGTGAGATGACCAGTCAAGTagcttttgtcatttcaaccatatgcAGTGCAGAACACAGTGAAACGAAGGATCAAGGTGCTACACTATACATCATCAATTAATAAAAGGAACACAGAATACGCTCTGAACTGATAACACAAAGTGCatatgtgcaacatttagtgcagaAAAAATAACATCAGACaacatgagacaaaaaaaacagtaacacagTGGCACCGACTAGAACCGTACAGAAGGTCGTGCAAATGGATTGTCTACAAAAATCaacaataaatactgtacacttt is part of the Silurus meridionalis isolate SWU-2019-XX chromosome 9, ASM1480568v1, whole genome shotgun sequence genome and harbors:
- the igf1rb gene encoding insulin-like growth factor 1b receptor isoform X3; this translates as MLCPEQCGKRACTESGECCHPQCLGSCTAPDSATACAACQHYSYGGRCVERCPPDTYIFEGWRCITLEMCGEAHLPFAFERFVIHGGECKIECPPGFNRESSQSMFCSKCDGLCDKVCEGKDIDSVDAAQSLKDCTVINGSLRINIRRGNNIASELENFLGLIKTVTGCVRIFRSPMLSSLSFLKSLNHIHGKELYENMYAFSAFDNQNLQFLWDWSQHNLTVHTGKLFFGRNPRLCISEIRKMWQKTGIKDKFVEDDFRNNGGRANCERKILKFLSNSTGSNTISLTWERYQPAGYTGLISFEVYYREAPFQNISEFDDLDGCGSNSWMMVDVDSPQDENRNPEVLLSGLKPVTQYAIFLKTVTLVVENIDTHVLGAKSELVYILTRPKVPTIPVDIRAYSNSSTSLVVQWSPPVFPNGNHIYYLLRWQLLKEDRELYQNDYCLNEMKIAIRYATGLADALASIKPINSNSERPNKTLCCRCPKSEQDIKRTSDDIIYRKAFEDFLHNSIFQPRPNNRQRREASGVANSTFLHMLLGASESLGEGNFTGPNPYMGEFHEIKLEDTSFEIQGLRPFTVYRIDLHACNEEIQQCSAPAFAFPRTKPADKADDIPGPVTWQDSDDSVTVKWPEPAQPNGLILLYEIHFHLGSELEKHECVSRHHYMEHGGVRLTNLRPGNYSVRVRATSLARNGSWTQPIVLYVPQAERYEKLLYLMFIPVVLLLGVLAVTMYVVNKKRNSDRLGNGVLYASVNPEYLSATEVYVPDEWEVAREKITMSRELGQGSFGMVYEGIAKGVVKDEPETRVAIKTVNESASMHERIEFLNEASVMKEFNCHHVVRLLGVVSQGQPTLVIMELMTQGDLKSYLRTLRSIKNTSSLPLPPLKKMIQMAGEIADGMAYLNANKFVHRDLAARNCMVAEDFTVKIGDFGMTRDIYETDYYRKGGKGLLPVRWMSPESLKDGVFTTMSDVWSFGVVLWEIATLAEQPYQGMSNEQVLRFVMEGGLLDKPDNCPDMMFELMRMCWQYNPKMRPTFLEIISSIKDDLDPNFKEVSFFYSEENKPPDTEELDLENLGTMENVPLEPCTKALVPSPSPSSPSSGTDKCCTNGPVLLLQSSFNEAQPYAHMNGGRKNERTLPLPQSSVC